Genomic segment of Strix aluco isolate bStrAlu1 chromosome 8, bStrAlu1.hap1, whole genome shotgun sequence:
TTGGGGAGGAAGAATCAGCCATTTTCTTCtcatccttcttctccttctcgcTGTCGTATCCTTGTTCTTCTTCATCGTAATCCCTTGTGACCTGCTTTGccgagataaaaaaaaaaaaaaaaaaagtaaaacttgctTTCAAAGCCCCTGTTGGTTTAAGATTAATACAACAGTACAGGCAGTGAGGCTAAACAGGTTTTTAAACATACTTTCACGTCTTTATCGCTCTCGGATTTTCGTTCTCGatccttctctttgtctttgcttttttttttcttgcttgttgaCCGCTCCCTCTCATCTCTActtctctccttgtccttatccttctttttttcctttttatgtctaCAACGATAAAGTATGCAGAAGAATGAAAACCACAATGGCATTGCTCTGTAACCACAACACAGGCCGTGTCCCGACCGTTACCCACAGCTCACGACAAATCTAAAGGGAGAAACAGCAGCGTGCAACTAAGATACACCCCTCGCTTCCAGGAAGCAACCAAACATCCCCGTTTCATTGTTGGTTTAGCCAAGAGGTTGACTGACCTTCTTGGAGATGGGGACCGGGACATTTTCCTTTTAGGAGACCTGGGTTTTTTAGGCGACCGTGTTCCACTCCTGCTTCTTCTACGTCGTCTTTCTCTGCAGGAAGGAGAGATCAAagcttgggtttgggttttttttcccttttttctttttttaaaagctacaaaTACACCTCTGGCTCCAAAACCAGCACTGCTCAGAAGGTAGTAAATATGTGTAACTCAAACCGGGTATTTATTATTAGCAGCACTGCAAAGCCCACACAGTTGCTGATCAGCAGAGTAAGTCGTTTCCTGTTCTACCTCCTCCCTGATGAACAAATCACTGGCTTGGACTGTGTTAGGCAAACTGACTCTTTTTGCAAATAGACACAAACCAGTCTGTTCTTATTAATATTGCAAGTTAATTTTGGaacttttctgaaacagaatGGCACgcattttgtatatatttattccATAAATAGGGAAGGAGTTTAACAGTGACCTCAAAGCACCATACTCTCTTTGATGTAGAAGAAGCAGGAGCTATTCTAGCCCAAACGATACCTCCAGAAAACTGcagtatcagggaaaaaaataaagcacctTACAGAGGTAGAGAGAGCATACACGCATTTGTGCACATACCCAATATATCCCCAACAGAACCATCATCCTTTCACACACAGGAATGTTCTTTCTGTTAAAGCAGATAAAGCATGCTGGGAATATAGACCAAGGAAACTTCCACGTTACTGTACCTGCTTGTGCTTCTTGATCGTCTAGTTGTGCTGTAGCTTTTGGGAGGAGTTTTAGAgcgtttcttttctttctcttccttctttttatccCTTTTAGTAAAACACAGACTTTAAGTCATTTTCAAACGATTCAAGTAGCGTTCACTACCTTTGCTAGGCAGGAAAATGAATGAAGACATAACTACACTGGAGAGCACACACTGCTCAGTATTGCTGGGGCCAGCCACGTTATATTCATGGAAACAAGGATTACAATTATCTACAGCAGACTAAAAGAACAGCTCTTTTATAGCTTCTGTgtacagacagcagaaaatccGCGAGTCTAGATGCTCGCTGAGCAAGTCACCCAAAGCCTGCAGCATCTGTTGACTCATAGGAAAAGCACGTTACATGTTTTTAGGTAACTGTACACATGTACAGGGCAAGTGTAATGTAATTCTGTAAGATGGTACAAGAGACTGACTTCAAAAAGAGACACCAGGTCATTTTGCCCTAggttgtttgtggggtttttttaaaaattaatcaccaACATTTCACAATTTAATTTCTAGCAAATAGAATAGATTTACTGAAGCAATACCTGGTTTTGGATGTGCTCCTTGACCTTCTACTTCTCTCTCTGGAATGAGATCTTCTTCGCCTTGGACTTTTAGATCGCCTCCTGCTTCTTGATTTTGAATGGGACCTTCTCCTTGATCTGCTTCTTGACCGCCTACCAGCAACACATTATACACGGGAGTTAAATACATGGGATTTTGATATACTATTCAGAATCCATCTGCTCAGGGCTAACGGTATTGTAATGCACAAtgatacagaaaacagaagaaaaaaaaatagaaaacagcaaAGGCGTCGCATTGAGTCTGCCAAGGAAATGGAAAAGGGAAGTGCACAACACTAAACGCCAAAGAACAGTGATGCTTCCATCAGCTCTCTTACTACTCTCCGTGTAAGAAAACAGCAGTCCTGTTGTAGGGAAACACTGGAACGTGAAGAAATGTTTAGAACACCAAACCAAATACAAACCAATTACCGAACACAGAAATAACAAAGAATTACAAATGGCTTTGCACAGACCACTGGCATGCGCTGCCTAACTGGAGGTGACGAGCCAAGGGCACAATGAGCCGTGTCCTTCTCTTTGGGTAGGACTGTATTAAGATCTCTAGTCAGGACACCTGGGCAGAGCTGATCTCCAAATAAATCATAACCTAGAAATTGCTGGGAAAACTTCTGTCCCAGATACTTCACCAAGCTGAATTTGCTGCACGCAGTAGAAACAGCCCAACATTTCTGTACATAAACAATGCTCAGAGAAGCCTCTTAGTACCAGGTTTTATGACAAATGCTAATTACCACATAAGTACACTGGAAAGAGACTGAAGAACGAACAGGGGTTTAAGGAACAACTGTGAAATGCAGAGCCTACATCGGCCCAGCTGTTCACAGCAGGAAGGGCTGGGTAAAACCAAGGCTCTGTGCTAAGGTCTGTCTTATCCGATACAAGAAACAAAGTACTGTTGAACAAAATCCACGTCCAAACACTGCTGGGACAAGGTGTCCTGAAGTTCTTCTGGCAGTAGTTTAAGGTATTTGAGGTATTTTTTGCTATCCTCTCTCTCCCACCCTTTCTACAAAACCGGAGCAGGCCTCCACCTCACACTACAGTCCAGCCAAGCCACAGCCTCAGCTCTCCCCAGACCATCTGCATTCTTCCACCTGTCAGCCTCCACGAGTGAAGCATCACCTCCAAGAAGTATTTTTGAAGGAACTGTTTCAGCtatgtcttgttttgttttgattttgtggtggttttttggtggggtttttgttgttgttgtttgtttggtttttttttaaactaaataagCTAACTACCTGTGTCTAGATGAAGAAggcgtcctcctcctccttgagCGTGACCTCGACCTTGAATGCCTTcgtttttcatcttttttgtctggagttaaaaaggaaaagcatagtAAAAAACCCAATTTTATTTTAGTAGTCACACAAAGGTTTTATACAGGAAAGGAAGTTGAGCTTCATGctataaataagaaaaagaaaaggaatattttgacatttgaaaTTAAGCTTATCTATCCTTTTCCTCAAAAGATGACACAAAGAATGAACATGACAGAGACATGGATGTAACATAAAACCAACATAAAGTTTTATGCAAAACTGAAGAAgtcaaaattcagaaaatgttggAAAGTCATCTTAAAAATCTCAGAATCTCTGCCATTTTGTGAAGGGCTAAAGAATTTCTTGAATTATCATTTTGAATTTCCCACAAAAAGCCTCAAGCAAAGCAATCATCACATTTTTCTGGTATAATAAAAGAATCGGAGCTCTATTCTTTCCTGAAAATGATCAGGAGGctgcaaaactgtattttcaatgTTCCAAATTGCCGCTTCTCAGATTTGGTGGATCTGACATTTGTGGATGAACTGCTGCATCTTGTTCTAAAATAAAATCTACTGAAGTAAGCtacaaaataaagagaattatTTACAAACTTTCACAGATTAGGAATTAAAAGAAATCATCCCCCAGAACAGATACCACTAGGATGTCAAGTGGTTAAGCCACTTGCTGTTTCCAATGAAATCTCAGAGACGGCAGTACGAACTTCAGTCAGGGGGAATCTCAAGCATTTTGCAATCTTCAAATCAAGTGAATTTTAGGAAAAACAAGAGATGATTAATTCCCTGCATCATTCTGCAGGACATAATACAGCATTCACGCTGTAGGACAATTAAAAACCTGTCACCTATAAATTAAGTCACTACAGAACATGGAAACATTAAGCCAGTATTTTGCAGACCATTAGCTTTTATCATATACTACGTCAAAACTCCATCTTGAACTGAACGAGGTGTTCTACGGTTTAAAATTACCTGGCTCTATAGCAGCAGAAATTAATGACTGTGCTTCTCGTACTCTTTTCATAGCTTCTTCTATTTCTTTACTGGAGGTATCTGATTTCAGACTTGGTGAAACAAGACCTGCAGCTACATGGTTCAACCTGGTAAATAAAAGGGAATTTTAGAAATTCAGTACTGATGAATCCAAGAAACAGAGGCCAGCACTGTCAGCTTGCAGCCTATCCAAAGTGTCTGATCTGAGTGAATCAGAGTCTGCCCGCGTTCTGTCACCCTTCAGACACCAGAGTGGTAAGTCTGAGATGTGGTACCTCTGCTGAAAACAGGGGCACAAGGTACCAGCACATACTGCTCTTGGAATTCCAGTAAAGAGCAGGAAAGTTTGCGTTGTCATGCACAGATGTTTCTAATGAcacttttcagaatatttttgtacAACACAATTTCAATTCTCATCACCTGAAAGAGCAACTTCACAGGCAATGGTGTATTACACAGCAGAAAGCTGGTTTCCATTTTTATAAGGCACACTAAGAAGCCCACCAACGGTGATGAAATTTGAAGTTCAGAAGATGTGTTCTACAAGCTGGCTTTGAAGCCAACCAGGTACACCCAAAACACCCAGCCGACGTTTATCTAACCCGTTATCTTGGGTAACTGGTTTGCTCAATCTGTTATGCATTCCCTGCTCAGAGAAATGTcaatttaaaatagcaaataataTGCCAGAAGAGTGTTAAAAGCGAAGCTGAGCACATACATAGCGGTGTCCCCTGATAGGGGATGGCTCTGACCATTTAAAAACCCTGGAACAGCCAAGCACGGTTAAAGAGGTCTGGTTAGCTGCTACAGCAGCAGGGCAAGCACACATTGGTATGCTTTCCCGAAGAGGAGAGTTGAAAGAATTCTCTCCAAAGCTTCCTGCAATTTGCAGCCCAAGGCCTTTCCGATGTGGTTTCTTTGCATTTAGCACACTTTTCATCTACCAATTTGTCCAATACTTTTTCCAATGGCACGTGCTTTCATCACCCTACTGCAACGTTATCAGCAGCTCAACAGCACGCTAATACATCAACTGCTACAACCCTTCCCTACTTGCTGTCCCATGCCATGCTATTTTGAACAAAATTATCCTTTTTCTGAATGCTGAACTAAAATTAACAAATACTTGTGCTTTCTGTTATTTGCTCCCTTTTTCTACCAAGCAATAGGACACAGTGCCTTTTGTTACCGTCCGACAGCTGTAATGCACAGACTCTTTtattattgtcttttacagccgTTGCTGGTCTCGGCTCATTCTCAGCCCAAGCCCTTTCACTTCACCCTGGCAGGACGTACGGTGCTGGCTGCACCTTTACGTTATGGACACAGAAGTGACAAAAATGACGTAGGAAAAACTAAACTTCTGTCTCCAGCAAAATAAAATCCCAGAGATTAATTGGTGTTATTCTGTAGAGACAAGGCCGAATAATCATAACCTCCCCCTCTTCTCTctaccacagaaaaaaacagtccGCATAAGACCCCCAAGACACTGCTTATCTCCAACCTTAATTAGATCCAGCGGGACAAAGATTGGATCTGAATCATGACAGATACTCCCAAGATCAAGTGTACTGCAATATCAATGTTTGTAAACACTGATGCTTACTTTGGATCCACTGTGCTCATAAGTTTCAGTAGTTGATCTGCTGCAAGAGACtgtaaggagggggaaaaaaaaaaagttaaaacgaTGTTAGAAGATATGTGTGCTTAAGAAGATTATCTTCCTTGAATGTACCTTCAGCAGTGGCTAAAGCAAAAAGTCTCTACagatgaaaacaaaccaaaacacaccacaCCGCAAACAAGTTACAGACAAAAAGGCGTACTGTTCTGTTTTAAAGCTTGTGTATGGTGGCGAGGGTGTGAACAGCATGTTTCAGTGGTgcttacatacttttttttccatggcAGCCAAACACAGGCCCTTTCCTGGACAGAatcaaagcactttaaaataaaaatacacttctgCTATTTACAGGTTATTTCTCTGTTACTTCAAGAGAATAGAGATCTCATTAGAGAACTAAGTCGCCTGTCCATGGGAAGTCCTCAATGTCAATTTATGAACAATACACCAAAGCTTCTTTAAAAATtctacaaaaaaatatattttacagctCTTCAGAAAATCCAGATATTATTATAATTGGTCACTTCCTGTACCAGTGGTGTATTAACACCAAAACACTCAGTCCCCACTGATTTTCTTTATACAGAGGCAGTCATGTGCTGAACCCAGAGTTTGTTGCCATCAGCTGGCTTCATGGACAAAGGAAACATCACACCAAATCTACATTTTTCTAATATGCATTtagaatgcttttttttgttatttcattatcaccattatttttcttgttactACGCATGGCACGCATAAAAAGAATGCTAAATGATGGATTTCTCAGCAATGCATTAAATTATTACTACATGTTGTACCTGTAGAACATGTTCTCTGTACAACATTTGGTTCCTGTATCTTAAATATGAGCTCAATATTCTACTATTACTTAGTACTTaaagtcttctttttttcagtttcaaaaaggCTACAGTATAACAAAGTCTCCTTAGTATTTTCTACACCTACAaaattcaaaagtattttttttttttttttactgtaagtaCAAGACAGGTTCACAGCTTGATAATGATACatacttgaaatatttcatttctagtcccaaattattttttaggTCTGTCCTGCATTTAATTTGATATTCCTACAGATACTATTTATTCCAAACAGGTGCTCAGAAAAATCAATCAC
This window contains:
- the SRSF11 gene encoding serine/arginine-rich splicing factor 11 isoform X2 yields the protein MASSSGTDVIQVTNVSPSASSEQMRTLFGFLGKIEELRLFPPDDSPLPVSSRVCFVKFHDPDSAVVAQHLTNTVFVDRALIVVPYAEGVIPDETKALSLLAPANAVAGLLPGGGLLPTPNPLSQIGAVPLAALGAPALDPALAALGLPGANLNSQSLAADQLLKLMSTVDPKLNHVAAGLVSPSLKSDTSSKEIEEAMKRVREAQSLISAAIEPDKKDEKRRHSRSRSRSRRRRTPSSSRHRRSRSRSRRRSHSKSRSRRRSKSPRRRRSHSRERSRRSRSTSKTRDKKKEEKEKKRSKTPPKSYSTTRRSRSTSRERRRRRSRSGTRSPKKPRSPKRKMSRSPSPRRHKKEKKKDKDKERSRDERERSTSKKKKSKDKEKDRERKSESDKDVKVTRDYDEEEQGYDSEKEKKDEKKMADSSSPKVKESAADKGSGDSARESKVNGDDHHEEDMDMSD
- the SRSF11 gene encoding serine/arginine-rich splicing factor 11 isoform X1 — protein: MASSSGTDVIQVTNVSPSASSEQMRTLFGFLGKIEELRLFPPDDSPLPVSSRVCFVKFHDPDSAVVAQHLTNTVFVDRALIVVPYAEGVIPDETKALSLLAPANAVAGLLPGGGLLPTPNPLSQIGAVPLAALGAPALDPALAALGLPGANLNSQSLAADQLLKLMSTVDPKLNHVAAGLVSPSLKSDTSSKEIEEAMKRVREAQSLISAAIEPDKKDEKRRHSRSRSRSRRRRTPSSSRHRRSRSRSRRRSHSKSRSRRRSKSPRRRRSHSRERSRRSRSTSKTRDKKKEEKEKKRSKTPPKSYSTTRRSRSTSRERRRRRSRSGTRSPKKPRSPKRKMSRSPSPRRHKKEKKKDKDKERSRDERERSTSKKKKSKDKEKDRERKSESDKDVKQVTRDYDEEEQGYDSEKEKKDEKKMADSSSPKVKESAADKGSGDSARESKVNGDDHHEEDMDMSD
- the SRSF11 gene encoding serine/arginine-rich splicing factor 11 isoform X3, yielding MSTVDPKLNHVAAGLVSPSLKSDTSSKEIEEAMKRVREAQSLISAAIEPDKKDEKRRHSRSRSRSRRRRTPSSSRHRRSRSRSRRRSHSKSRSRRRSKSPRRRRSHSRERSRRSRSTSKTRDKKKEEKEKKRSKTPPKSYSTTRRSRSTSRERRRRRSRSGTRSPKKPRSPKRKMSRSPSPRRHKKEKKKDKDKERSRDERERSTSKKKKSKDKEKDRERKSESDKDVKQVTRDYDEEEQGYDSEKEKKDEKKMADSSSPKVKESAADKGSGDSARESKVNGDDHHEEDMDMSD